CAACTGCTTAACGCCCAGATAGATCAGATAAGCAGCCCCAACAAGCTTAGTTACTGCAAACAGTGCCGAAGAGGCGAGCAGCAGCGCACCAAGCCCTGAGATTGAAACAGCCGACAGCAGAAAAAGCCCAAGGATATTCCCAAGAGAAGACATTGCAACAATCTTCATATCTGCTGTCATGCCGTTTGTTATGGCAAGAAAAATTGCAGGACCGGGGCTTATTATATAAAAAAACGAAACCACTGAATAAACTATTAATATCTGATAATCCATTGCATACCTCTGCTGTACAGGTCCTTAATAGGAGGAAACAGGTTAAGTATATAACGGTTATAACTGCAAATCAAATTATTAAAAAAGGCACCCTGTAAGAGTGCCTTAATGCTTATATTATCAATCCGTCAGGCGAATATTACCCGAATAGCCCTATTTTGTTGAGGAAAACGATAAATATCGTTACAGGGGTAACAAAGCGGATCAGAAAAAACCAGACATTGAATACTTTGACAAGTTTGTCGGAGTCAACTATCTGCTGGCGCGCAATCTCTTTTTTCAAAGCATAACCCACATAAACAGAAGTAAGCATCCCACCTATAGGGAGCATATAGTTACTCGCTATGTTATCAAGCCCGTCAAGAATCGGCATACCGATGATTGTAAAATCACTAAGGACATTGTAAGAAAGTGCAACAGGTATACCTGCAATATAAACTGCAACACCCATAATCAGAGATGCTTTTGTACGTCCTATGCCTTTTTCATCAATAAGATACGCAACCACAACTTCAAAAATTGAGATCATAGAAGACAATGCTGCAAATGAAAGCAGAACAAAGAAAAGCAATGAAAGCTGATGTCCGAAAGGTATCACAGCAAAAACCTGCGGAAGGGTCTTGAAAATAAGCCCAGGTCCCGCAGCGGGTTCCAGCCCCACAGTAAAAACTATAGGGAAAAGAGCAAGCCCTGCAACCAGCGCAACAACAGTATCAAGTATTGCCACTCTGGAAGCCATAGGAAAAATACTCTCCTTCTGATCCATGTATGAGCCGTAAGTTACCATAATCCCCATGGCAAGCGACAATGTGAAAAATGAATGCCCGATAGCCTCAAGAACCCCATCCACAGAAAGACGGGAGAAGTCGGGATAAAACATAAAACGTATACCTTTGGCGGCTCCGTCGGTTGTCATGGCGTATACAAACATAATGACCAGTATGACAAACAGTGATGGCATGAGTATCTTATTCCAACGTTCAAGCCCCTTCTTAACACCGTTTAAAACAACCAGAACGGTAAGGATCATAAAAATAGTAAAGTACAATAGCTGAGTATACGCATCACCGACAAGCTGCCCGAAAAGCCCTGTTATCTCTTCTGCCGGAAGATGGATATACGAGGCAGTTACAGACTTCAGCAGGTAGTCAAGAGTCCACCCCGCTACAGTACCATAGTAAGATAAAATGATAAAACTTGCAGCAAAGTTCAGCCAGCCGAGGTTTGACCATAAAGGGTTCTTGCTTAGTGATTTAAATGAACCAACGATATCTTTCTGAGTTTCACGCCCAATCAAAAGCTCTGCTATCAGAAGCGGCAGACCGCAGATAACAATTGCAATGAGATAAACTATAACAAAAGCACCACCGCCGTTCATTCCGGTGATGTATGGGAATTTCCATATATTGCCAAGTCCCACTGCTGAACCAACGGCAGCCAGAAGAAAACCAAGCTGGCTGCTCCAGTGATTTCTCATAATAACACTCCTTTTAAAACTGTATCTTTAAAAAATAAGGGAACTATGAAAATACTAGATTCAGCGAAAATCTCAACAAACAATTAGAATTTAATTTAATTAAGAAAAGTTTTTTGGGTATATCAACTGCTGTATACCCATTTCATCAGCGGTTTGTATACGAATCATATATGATTGGTAAATTGCCGCAGAAACAGGTATACACCAGAATAATATTTTCACAACAGTCGGTGATCCTTTCTAAAAGGAGTTCATGAACACTGTCTCAGTTATTGCCAGCCGGCTGGAGTGCTTCGGGCTTGGCTTGCTTGATTCAGCCGGATATCCAACGGGGAAAAGAGCCACAGGAACTATATTTGCAGGTATTTTAAAAGCGTTTCGAATCTTTTCAGGATCGAAATGCCCTACCCATGTACTCCCCAGCCCGAGATTTGTCACCTCCAGCATCATCTGTGTAGCTACAATAGAGGCATCTACCTCTCCCATATCTTTATTATCAAAAGACCGCTTCCAGCTCACTTCACTGTCATAACACACAAGCAGCGCCAGAGGTGCATTAAAATGATATGGAGTGCAGTCTCTGAACTTATCCAGACTTTCATCCGAGCTTATAACAAGTATGCGCTGGGGCTGATAATTAACAGCAGTTGGAGCCAGCCTGCCCGCTTCGAGAATAGAATCAATCTTCTCCTGCTCAACTTTTCTCTCACTGAATTTCCTGACAGAGTACCTATCTTTTGCCAATTCTAAAAAATCCATCATGCATCCTCCTTAATTCATACAGAGCTGCCGTCTGCAATAGCATGCAGAGCCATCAGACAACTCTTGTTTTTTATCTTCATTGTTATTATGCTTAAAATGGTTTAAAAAGATAGTATGCACTTTTATGTAATATACTAACCAAAAAGAGAGTTAAGATCAATGAAGACACTTTGCCGGACAAAAAAAGCACCTTTCGAATATACCGTATCTATAATAGGCGGTAAGTGGAAAACCAGAATTATTTATGAACTTGGGTGCGAGCTTATCCTGAGATATGGAGAACTTAAGAAAAATATCCCGTATATCACACATAAAATGCTCAGTGCCCAGCTTAAAGAGCTGGAAAAAGACGGAATCATCATTCGTAAAGAATATCCGCAGATCCCTCCTAAAGTGGAATATTCACTTTCAGACAAAGGACTTTCGCTTTTGCCCATCATTGACGAAATGTGCCGCTGGGGGAGAGAAAACGCAATGGCAAAGCAGCCATAAATAAGCTTCGGACGCTCTGTTTTTTTTGCAGTGAAATAGCAAGTACCGATTTTCAGAGTGTTGCCGTAAACACCGTAACTCTACGGTTTATCAGGAAAATTTTACAAACAACTATTCGACTCCGGTTGACCTGAAAACAAATTATATATATTATTCATATCACTAAGCCAAAAAGACTAAACCATCTGACCCAAAATGAATATATACGAGTATAAGGAAACATTAATGAAATCATCACTAATCAGCCATTTTCTGCTGCTCTTTGCAGGTATGCTTTATGCATCCGCTCTGAAATACTTCGTATTACCTTCTAAAGTTATACTCACCGGAACAGAAGGTATAGCAACTGGTTTATCATACTACTACGACAGCTACACCCTATTCATCGTGCTCTATGTGTGTTTTCAATTTTTTCTTATCTCATTTGCATTTATAAAAGTCGGAATGGTTTTTGCATATCGCACACTAATAGTGGTCGCAACGGTAATTACAGCGCTTGCCTTCCTGCCGGAATTGCAATTCGCACAACCTGAACCACAAAACGAAAGAATAATACTCGTTATCTTCGGCGGTCTTCTTGCCGGCGTGGCAAAAGCTCTTGCGTTTAAAAACAGAGGTTCTTCAGGCGATGAAGATATACTCGGGGCTTATTTTGCAATGAAATACCTTAAACCTGTGGGCTTTATCGCTATATTCGCAGCTATCTTTTCCACAGGATTCGGACTGTTGATGGAACTGCTTAAATACGGGAATTATGAATCAATTGTAAACACTCTCATGTATACATCCATATACATATTTGTCTCCACAGAGGTTTTGAATAACTTTTATAAAAAATTCAAGCTCTCTATGCTCTCTGTAATGACCAAAAACCGTGAAGCAGTGGCGGATAAGATAAAAAGCCTGTCTGCCCACAGAACATACACTCTGCAACAAGGGACAGGAGGCTACTCGGGTGAAAGTTTCTGGATAATTAAAACGATAGTCACCCACGAGGAGCTGCCCCTTTTTATAAATTCAATAAAAGAGACTGACCCGTCTTCATTCTATTTCCATAACGATCTGGAAGGTGTCTCTCAGGGGTACTACATATCTCCCATAGGCTAAGTGCGCTGCTTTTCACCGGAAACTGCCGTACATTTATGGTTCAGGTTACAGCACAGTAGCCCGTTGTTCAGCTGCTTCATTATTGGACACAACGTTCCGTCCAGCCCGCCGTCACAGCGTTCTTTAAGCCCTTCAAGGCTGCTCTTCAGGCTTTCAAGGGATTTTATCTGTTCTTCCATCTCTTTGATATGGTTCTCCAGCAGTTCTGTCACCCATGTGCAGTCCTTATGAGGGTGCTCACGAAAAACAAGAAGCTCTTTTATTTCATTAAGCATCATACCATGCCTGCGGCAGTGCATAATAAATTCAAGACGTTCCTGGTCGTCCTTGCCGTAGACTCTGTAGTTCCCGTCTGTTCTGTCAGGAGTTTTAAGCAGCCCTTCTTTTTCATAGTACCTTATAGTAACGACTTTACACCCTGTCTTTTTTGAAAGTTCCCCTATTTTCATAACCATTCCTTACGTTTTTTGCTACATAAACACTATAATAACTATAAGGTTCAAATTTGTCAAAACTCCAACCAGACAAAAGCGTATAAAAATAATCATTGTCCCGGCGATAGTTTTTCAAAAGTCTGCTAAACAATATTTTTCTATACCAATTTAACAAACAGCTCAAAAAATATTTTTCTCGTAAAACTCCTTGACTCTATAGTTACTATAGGTTCTATGTTGCCAGCATATAGAAAATATTAAAGATACTTTTTTCAAGAAAACCCAAGGAGCAAGAGATGAATAACAGAAACTTTGCCGTAGCACCTTCGGAGACAAAAGAGCAGTGTTCATGCTGTTCAAGCTGTCATGAAGTGCCGGAACATATATATCAGGAACAACCGGAAGAAATCTCATCGTCCAGAGCAGTCTATATCATTGCAAATATGTGCTGTCCTGTTGAAGAAGCACTCATACGCAAAAAACTGTCTGGTATCACCGAAATAACCGAGATGAAATTTAATCTCATGAAACGTATGCTTACAATTGATCATGAACTCACTGATACAACCTGTATAGAAGAGGCACTACACTCCATCAACATGGCTCCTCAACCTGTTTCTCAGAGTAATGAATCAGTTTCTGTGTTCTCTGTGGCTGGGATGTGCTGCCCTGCTGAAGAAGGTCTTATTAAAACTAAACTTCTCCCCATGACCGGAGTTACAGGGCTGGAATTTAACCTTATGAAACGCACAATGAAAGTCCGGCACTCGCCTGCTGCTCTGCCCGAAATCTCAAAGGCTCTGCACTCTCTTAATATGGGCGCTGAGCTTATAAACGATAATAATGAAGAGACAAACGACCTCAAAGCTCCGGAAACCCAATGGGGAAAGATAGCCGCAGCAGGTATTTTGGCAGTATTTTCAGAGATATTTGAGTTAATGCACGACTGGGGAAGTACCCCTTTGGGGTTCGATATCAACAACTGGTCGCCTTGGGGCGTTAATGTAATCAGCTACCTGCCTATGATACTCGCAGTAATCGCTATCATTCTGGGCGGTTTCTCAACTTATAAAAAGGGGTGGATAGCTGTTAAAAACATGAGGCTTAACATCAACGCCCTCATGTCTGTTGCTGTTACAGGAGCCGCTATCATTGGACAATATCCTGAAGCTGCTATGGTTATGGTTCTTTTCAACCTGTCAGAAGTGATAGAGGCAAAGGCGCTGGACCGTGCAAGAAACGCAATAAAAAACCTGATGGCTCTCGCTCCGGAAACTATCACTGTACTTCAGGAAGACGGTACATGGGCTGAAGTTGACATCCGAGAAGTTGCCATAGGGGCAAATGTCCGTGTTAAACCTGGAGAACGCATCGGGCTGGACGGCGTTATCACAGACGGGCACTCAGCAGTAAATCAGGCACCGATAACAGGGGAAAGCATACCTGTTGAAAAATCTGCCGGAGACACGGTCTTTGCCGGAACGATAAACGAATCCGGTTCATTCAGATTTCAGGTAACAGCCGGAGCAACAGACTCTGCAATCGCGCGCATCATTCATGCTGTTGAAGAGGCGCAGGGCTCCAGAGCACCTATTCAGCGTTTTATAGATATTTTTGCTAAATATTATACACCGGCGGTTTTTATAGCAGCATTCCTCATAGCCGTCATACCGCCTATCCTCATGGGGCATGAATGGATCCCGTCTATATACACAGCACTCGTTATTCTGGTTATCGGATGCCCATGTGCACTTGTTATATCAACCCCTGTTACTATCGTAAGCGGACTTGCCGCTGCCACTAAGGCGGGTATCCTTATAAAAGGCGGAATATTTCTGGAACAGGGACGTAAGCTGGAGTGGCTTGCCCTTGACAAAACAGGCACTATCACAAACGGAAAGCCTAAACAAACTGACTTTGTCCTCACAGGGAGCCTTGACCGGACAAAAGCCGTAAGCATGGCAGCGAGTATTGCAGGCAGGTCAGATCACCCTGTTTCAAGAGCTATTGCAGACAATGCAAAGGAAAATAATATAACACTGACCGACGTGAGAGATTTCAAAGCAATCCCCGGTCGTGGAGTCAGCGGCATTATTAATGAACAAAAATGGTATCTGGGTAACAAAAACCTTATAAAAGAGATACTGAAATGCCCTCCGGAGCTGGAAGAAAAGATTATAACACTGGAAAAGCGGGGAAAAACCATCGTTGCATTTTTCAACAATGCAGAAGTTCAGGTTCTGTTCGCAGTTGAAGACACTGTAAAAAACACCAGCGCACAGGCAATAAGTATGCTTAAAAAGGCGGGTGTCAAAACTCTTATGCTCACCGGAGATAACGAACACGCTGCAAAAGCAATTGCAGAACAGGTAGGCGTTGACAGCTTCAGAAGCGGTCTTCTGCCTGAGGATAAGCTTAACGTCATAAAAGAACTCGGCAAATCAGGTAAAGTCGGCATGGTTGGCGACGGGATCAATGATGCCCCCGCTCTGGCGAAAGCTGACATAGGTTTTGCTATGGCTGCGGCAGGAACAGATACCGCCATCGAAACAGCCGATGTTGCACTGATGGATGACGACCTGAGGAAAATACCTCACTTTATAAAACTATCCAAAGCAAGCTTTGGAATCCTAGTCCAGAATATAACTTTTGCACTGGGCATTAAGGCTGTCTTCTTCACTCTGACACTCATGGGGGCGGCAACTATGTGGATGGCTGTTCTCGCTGATGTGGGAGCCAGTATGCTTGTCATAGCCAACGGACTTCGGGCAATGCACAAATAACGACAGACGCTATGAGCCGAAGACACAAAACTCCGGGCAAAAATCATTCGATAGGGATCCAATATTCGTAATATAAATTACCTTTAGGGATATCAGGATCAAGAAAATACTCTTGGTCAATAAATAATTGGGTCCCAAACATATCACCATTAACGATATAATTATTCTGTTTTATGTAATCCATCATTAAGCGGGTTGATGCTAATCTGCTTTCTTTTGTAATAGTAAACGCCTGTATCGTGTACAAACATTTCCTTGGCTTTAAACGCTTAGATAGTCCTGCCTGTTCAAATTTCTGAACGTCGACCAAAGATGCTTGTACACCATATCCATGATATCGGGACAGTGAGTCCTTTTGAATCAAATCTTCTTGTTTGACTAAAACACATAGCTTTACTTCCGGAAAGTTTTTCAACCACTTAGAAATTAATTCAGACAGCGCATAGTTTTGATATATATTTTTATTATGCTGATTTATCAAATAAATAAATTCCGGGTTTTCTGTAACGGTAAATGTATTCAATTTGCTTGGAATTGATTCGATCTTCTTTCGGCAATTTGCCAAAGTTTGGCTGATACGCAATAACCTTTCAGATTCTTTAACCAGCTCAAGTTCTTTATCAGCCATTCGTTGACCAATATTGTTTATAGTCCCCTCAGTCATGATCTCAGTTATCTCTTTGACAGAAAAATCTGCCGACCTAAGAAAAGCACATTTCGCAAGAAGCTTAAGATGCTGAACCGTATAATATCTATAATTATTCTCAGGGTCTCTTTCAGGGACAAGAATCCCTTCTTTCTCGTAATAGCGGATGGCTTCAGTAGTGCAGTCGAAAAGTTTTGCAATATCGTTTATCTTCAATTTCATGCTTTTGATCCGTAATTAAAATAATATGCAAATTGCAGTAAAAACACCCTTGACTATAAAGCCACTTTATACCTTAGATTTCTTTTTAAAGCTAGCTTTTCTATTAAATATGTACCTAAAGCAAAGAGCTGATGTGCTTTGACTGGGTACGCAGGAAATACGAAAAATACAATTGTTTAATTATTTTTTCGTGCCTTAAGAACCGTTTTGCAATTTAGTCAACTAATTTGCAAATCTGGAGAAAACGGAATAATGCTTACAGGAGATGGATTTTATGAGGCTAACAAAAGTTTTTATTGTAATGTCATCAGTAACGTTACTAGCTTTGCTATTAACTTCAGCTGCTATTGCAAGTCCAAAAAACAAGAATCTGGAAGATCCGGAATATTGCAAAACCTGCCACGTCATTGAACCATATTATAATTCACTTTATTCAGGTGACTTACTTGCTCAAGCACATGGTGATGCTGGTCTTACTTGTGCAGATTGTCATGAGGAGTATATCGCAAATGGTGTATCAAAAAAGGATTCTTCCAGCAAACTAAGAAAACGTGATTTTGGCGACGACTTTTGTCTTAGATGTCACGACAAAGAAGAAGTTGACAAGGAAGTTGTCTTCCCATTTGGAAAAGGAAAAGTTCGACCACATTCTCAACACGTTGGAGAGCTCAATTGCTCAACATGTCACAGCATGCATAGCAAATCCGACCTTTTATGCGCTAAATGTCATGTTCAGCCATGGATGAAAACTCTGCCAAAACGTTGGAGTGAACCAGTCAAAACCGAGCAGTAATATAATTGAGAGGTTAAAATGGATCCTAAAGATAAAAAACTAACTGATGTGTCAAGAAGAGGTTTTTTAAAAACAAGTGCTGTAGCTGCCCTTGGTGCCGCTTCCGCTTGCGTGGTTGGCGGACTTCCATCTAAAGCAGATGCAAAACAGCAAGCTTCTGACTGTATCGACTTTGAAAAAGCTCCTGAACCTATTCCTGCATCTAAGATAAAAGAGACTGTTACAACTGATGTTGTGGTAGTTGGTGCTGGGATTTCAGGAATTATGGCGTGTAAATCTGCTCAGGAGGCAGGAGCAAAAGTCATAGTGCTGCAAAAGGGGCCTGTTGTCATGTGCCATGGTAATACTTTTGGTGCTATAGATTCAAAACTACAGAAAGAAAAAAACATACATATTAACAAAATGAAAGCCATCAACGAGTTTAATTACCAAAGTTTGAACAAGCCTAAATTTGAATTACTAAAATTATGGGCTGATCACAGTGGTGAGACACTTGACTGGGCTAATGATATCACAAAAAGAACAGCAAACTCTTCTGCTTTTTTTATGCATTGGGCAGGTTCGCCATCTGGTGAAAGCGGTGGTAAATATTGGTTCAATTCTTTCTCTACAGGACACAAATGGAAAGGCGGAATGATGGAAGCCATCAATATAATTGCTGAAGCTGCAATTAAAGAGGGTGTTGAGTTCCGTTTTTATACACCTGGTGTTCAACTTGTTAGAAATAAAAAAGGGCGAGTGACCGGTGTTATTGCTAAACATGAAAAAACCGGTGAATATAAACAATTTAACGCCAAAAAAGGAGTAATCCTTTGTACTGGGGACTATAGCAACAACCCTGATATGCTTGCGAAATATTGTCCCAGTGCCGTAGGCCTAGGCAACTACTATACACCCAGAACCAATACGGGGGATGGTCACCTTATGGGAATGTGGGCTGGTGCTGCCATGGAGCAAGGACCACATACTAAGATGGCACATGTACACTCCACACTTGACTTCGCAGATGGAGATGCGCCCGGTCGTGGTCTGCCTTGGCTCGCAGTTCAAAAAGAAGGTAAACGTCTTTGTAATGAGGATATTCCTTTTTACCTTATGGGGAACCAGACCCTTAATGCTCAAAATCCGGATGGCTATTACTATAATATTCTCGACGCTGACTGGGAAGAAAACATTAAACAATTTCCTCCAAGAGTTACAAGTCCGATCAACCGTCAGTTGTTTGAAGACGCTCTTAAAAAAGGCCGCATCGTTAAAGCTGACACTTTAGAAGAACTTGCACACAAATTGAATCTCCCTGCAGGTCCTCTTAAAAAGACAATTGAAAGATACAACGAGCTTGTAGACAAAGGCGTTGATGAAGATTTTGGTAAAATTGCTATAGATTTATCTTACATCAAAAAAGCACCTTTTTACGGTATACCAAGACAATGCTGTGTTTCAGTAGTCCTCGGTGGGCTCAACATAAATACTGAAATGCAAGTTCTTGATAAAGAAGCAAAAGTCATAGACGGGCTTTATGCCGCAGGTAATACTTCTGGTGGTTTCTTTGGTGGAGCGAATGATTATCCATTCCCTATCATAGCCATTAGCGTGGGTCGCGCTGCAACTTTTGGACGTCTTGCAGGCAAACATGCTGCTAAGTCCTAGATTTATGTTGATAAAATTAACTTATATAAACGGAGATTTAAAATGAGAACACTCAAGATACACAAAGTATTAGCAATATTAATAATTTTTCTCTTTAGCATGTATGCTGATGCTGCTACAACATTAAAGGAAGCATTTACAGAAGGAACACTGAAAGGGGAACTGAGTACTCTCTTTTTCAGCAGAGACTACGACGGAAAAACACAAGACAAAGAAGACTTCGCTGGAGGTACAGCACTATATTTTCATACAGCACCATTACACGGTCTTAGTGCCGGTCTTGCTTATGTTTCAGGTAACGATCTTGGAAGTGATGATAACAAAGCAGTATATGGCGGTTTGCTCGCAGATAATAATGGTAAACACGATAGTTTTTCACGTCTTCAAGAGTATTACATCCAAGCGGATTATTTTAACACTAATGTAAAGCTTGGTGCACATGAGATTTTTACTCCATTTGCACACATCGACCCTATTCGTCTTCAGAAAAGAACTTTCAAAGGACTTTCTGTTGTCAACAAAAGTATTCCTAACCTTACACTCGACTTACACTATCTCACTGGCTATGTTGATTATTCTGATTCGAATTTCAAAAATGTGGCAGAAATACGTGAAGTGAGAGACCTTGATGATGACAAAAGACTCCTTATTCTGGGTGCCCGATATCATTTACCAACAGAGGCTGTCAACTCTACTCTTCAAGCTTGGTACTACGACCTAGAAGATGTGTATAACCAAACATATTTGAAAGCATCTGTTGAAAAGAAAGTAGGCGATTACACTTTCCATATAATGCCATCAGCTCTTTACCAGAAAGCTTCTGGAGATGAGATTGCCGGTGATGTCAAAACTGAACAGTATGGTTTTAATACTGGCGTAAGAGCCTATGGAGCATTGCTCAGAGCATTCTTTGCCAGCACAGGCGAAAATGATCTTATTGCTAACTACGGTGACGAAAAAGCGTTCATTATGCAAGCGAACAACTCCCGTAGAGCAGATGAAGATGCGTATGGTATTAAGCTTGATTATGATTTTGGCTATGTAGGTATAAAGGGTCTTACTACTTATGCCACATATGGGATCTTCGACACACCAGAGTCAGGAACAAATGCTTCTTCTGATGCCACAGAAATCGATTTCAGCATTAAATACAAGTTTCATGGATTTCTTGAAGGTGTCACTGCCAGAGCAAGATATGCAATAGTTGATATGAAAGATTCTGATGACTATAACGACTTCAGATTTTATCTGACATTTAAATTTGGAGGACCCAAACCAAAAAAATAACTGAAAATTAAACCAGATAGTTGAATGCTTGCTTACAAGGCAGGCATTCAACTTATTTCAAAACAATTTAATACGTTAAATGTTTTGTAAAATATTATATATAGTCCTGACTATGTGTAGTATTTGTATTTTTCCTCCTGTTTGTGGGGAGCCCCCAACAACTCCCCACTTTATAAAAACCACAATTAAATTCTATGTAAGAATCACATTGCACCCTTTATCCAAGTTGAATATCTCAATTGAGTCTTAATAAATAAATCGTTCCCCCCCAAAAGACACATACAAATGATAAATCCATGAGTATTTAAAAGCTTTAAGACGAGTATAGCCCTGCTGTGTTAATTAGTAATAATTAATCAGACGCATAAACCATCAAGCTGTCGGAACATACGTTTTCTCTTCGTTCTGTTATAAAAAACTACGTCACA
This window of the Denitrovibrio acetiphilus DSM 12809 genome carries:
- a CDS encoding sodium-dependent transporter; this translates as MRNHWSSQLGFLLAAVGSAVGLGNIWKFPYITGMNGGGAFVIVYLIAIVICGLPLLIAELLIGRETQKDIVGSFKSLSKNPLWSNLGWLNFAASFIILSYYGTVAGWTLDYLLKSVTASYIHLPAEEITGLFGQLVGDAYTQLLYFTIFMILTVLVVLNGVKKGLERWNKILMPSLFVILVIMFVYAMTTDGAAKGIRFMFYPDFSRLSVDGVLEAIGHSFFTLSLAMGIMVTYGSYMDQKESIFPMASRVAILDTVVALVAGLALFPIVFTVGLEPAAGPGLIFKTLPQVFAVIPFGHQLSLLFFVLLSFAALSSMISIFEVVVAYLIDEKGIGRTKASLIMGVAVYIAGIPVALSYNVLSDFTIIGMPILDGLDNIASNYMLPIGGMLTSVYVGYALKKEIARQQIVDSDKLVKVFNVWFFLIRFVTPVTIFIVFLNKIGLFG
- a CDS encoding nitroreductase family protein, with translation MDFLELAKDRYSVRKFSERKVEQEKIDSILEAGRLAPTAVNYQPQRILVISSDESLDKFRDCTPYHFNAPLALLVCYDSEVSWKRSFDNKDMGEVDASIVATQMMLEVTNLGLGSTWVGHFDPEKIRNAFKIPANIVPVALFPVGYPAESSKPSPKHSSRLAITETVFMNSF
- a CDS encoding winged helix-turn-helix transcriptional regulator, with product MKTLCRTKKAPFEYTVSIIGGKWKTRIIYELGCELILRYGELKKNIPYITHKMLSAQLKELEKDGIIIRKEYPQIPPKVEYSLSDKGLSLLPIIDEMCRWGRENAMAKQP
- a CDS encoding YitT family protein — encoded protein: MKSSLISHFLLLFAGMLYASALKYFVLPSKVILTGTEGIATGLSYYYDSYTLFIVLYVCFQFFLISFAFIKVGMVFAYRTLIVVATVITALAFLPELQFAQPEPQNERIILVIFGGLLAGVAKALAFKNRGSSGDEDILGAYFAMKYLKPVGFIAIFAAIFSTGFGLLMELLKYGNYESIVNTLMYTSIYIFVSTEVLNNFYKKFKLSMLSVMTKNREAVADKIKSLSAHRTYTLQQGTGGYSGESFWIIKTIVTHEELPLFINSIKETDPSSFYFHNDLEGVSQGYYISPIG
- a CDS encoding MerR family transcriptional regulator produces the protein MKIGELSKKTGCKVVTIRYYEKEGLLKTPDRTDGNYRVYGKDDQERLEFIMHCRRHGMMLNEIKELLVFREHPHKDCTWVTELLENHIKEMEEQIKSLESLKSSLEGLKERCDGGLDGTLCPIMKQLNNGLLCCNLNHKCTAVSGEKQRT
- a CDS encoding heavy metal translocating P-type ATPase, whose amino-acid sequence is MNNRNFAVAPSETKEQCSCCSSCHEVPEHIYQEQPEEISSSRAVYIIANMCCPVEEALIRKKLSGITEITEMKFNLMKRMLTIDHELTDTTCIEEALHSINMAPQPVSQSNESVSVFSVAGMCCPAEEGLIKTKLLPMTGVTGLEFNLMKRTMKVRHSPAALPEISKALHSLNMGAELINDNNEETNDLKAPETQWGKIAAAGILAVFSEIFELMHDWGSTPLGFDINNWSPWGVNVISYLPMILAVIAIILGGFSTYKKGWIAVKNMRLNINALMSVAVTGAAIIGQYPEAAMVMVLFNLSEVIEAKALDRARNAIKNLMALAPETITVLQEDGTWAEVDIREVAIGANVRVKPGERIGLDGVITDGHSAVNQAPITGESIPVEKSAGDTVFAGTINESGSFRFQVTAGATDSAIARIIHAVEEAQGSRAPIQRFIDIFAKYYTPAVFIAAFLIAVIPPILMGHEWIPSIYTALVILVIGCPCALVISTPVTIVSGLAAATKAGILIKGGIFLEQGRKLEWLALDKTGTITNGKPKQTDFVLTGSLDRTKAVSMAASIAGRSDHPVSRAIADNAKENNITLTDVRDFKAIPGRGVSGIINEQKWYLGNKNLIKEILKCPPELEEKIITLEKRGKTIVAFFNNAEVQVLFAVEDTVKNTSAQAISMLKKAGVKTLMLTGDNEHAAKAIAEQVGVDSFRSGLLPEDKLNVIKELGKSGKVGMVGDGINDAPALAKADIGFAMAAAGTDTAIETADVALMDDDLRKIPHFIKLSKASFGILVQNITFALGIKAVFFTLTLMGAATMWMAVLADVGASMLVIANGLRAMHK
- a CDS encoding MerR family transcriptional regulator, which codes for MKLKINDIAKLFDCTTEAIRYYEKEGILVPERDPENNYRYYTVQHLKLLAKCAFLRSADFSVKEITEIMTEGTINNIGQRMADKELELVKESERLLRISQTLANCRKKIESIPSKLNTFTVTENPEFIYLINQHNKNIYQNYALSELISKWLKNFPEVKLCVLVKQEDLIQKDSLSRYHGYGVQASLVDVQKFEQAGLSKRLKPRKCLYTIQAFTITKESRLASTRLMMDYIKQNNYIVNGDMFGTQLFIDQEYFLDPDIPKGNLYYEYWIPIE
- a CDS encoding cytochrome c3 family protein, producing the protein MRLTKVFIVMSSVTLLALLLTSAAIASPKNKNLEDPEYCKTCHVIEPYYNSLYSGDLLAQAHGDAGLTCADCHEEYIANGVSKKDSSSKLRKRDFGDDFCLRCHDKEEVDKEVVFPFGKGKVRPHSQHVGELNCSTCHSMHSKSDLLCAKCHVQPWMKTLPKRWSEPVKTEQ
- a CDS encoding FAD-dependent oxidoreductase — protein: MDPKDKKLTDVSRRGFLKTSAVAALGAASACVVGGLPSKADAKQQASDCIDFEKAPEPIPASKIKETVTTDVVVVGAGISGIMACKSAQEAGAKVIVLQKGPVVMCHGNTFGAIDSKLQKEKNIHINKMKAINEFNYQSLNKPKFELLKLWADHSGETLDWANDITKRTANSSAFFMHWAGSPSGESGGKYWFNSFSTGHKWKGGMMEAINIIAEAAIKEGVEFRFYTPGVQLVRNKKGRVTGVIAKHEKTGEYKQFNAKKGVILCTGDYSNNPDMLAKYCPSAVGLGNYYTPRTNTGDGHLMGMWAGAAMEQGPHTKMAHVHSTLDFADGDAPGRGLPWLAVQKEGKRLCNEDIPFYLMGNQTLNAQNPDGYYYNILDADWEENIKQFPPRVTSPINRQLFEDALKKGRIVKADTLEELAHKLNLPAGPLKKTIERYNELVDKGVDEDFGKIAIDLSYIKKAPFYGIPRQCCVSVVLGGLNINTEMQVLDKEAKVIDGLYAAGNTSGGFFGGANDYPFPIIAISVGRAATFGRLAGKHAAKS